The following are encoded in a window of Pseudophaeobacter arcticus DSM 23566 genomic DNA:
- a CDS encoding type IV secretion system protein VirB3 has protein sequence MAERSPLFLGLARPPKYLGLPVGYLVVLATGVVLPFIWTKSMVFFLIGIIAYPILWFVADREPHFFEVLRVSYGTVRPTKNRALHGGDSFGA, from the coding sequence TTGGCAGAACGATCCCCCCTTTTTCTGGGCCTCGCCCGTCCCCCCAAGTATCTGGGTCTCCCTGTCGGATACCTGGTGGTTTTGGCGACTGGGGTCGTTCTGCCCTTCATCTGGACCAAGTCGATGGTCTTCTTCCTGATCGGGATCATTGCCTATCCGATCCTCTGGTTCGTGGCCGACCGCGAGCCGCATTTCTTCGAGGTGCTGCGCGTCTCCTACGGCACGGTCCGCCCGACGAAGAACCGGGCCCTGCACGGAGGCGACAGCTTTGGCGCGTGA
- a CDS encoding alkane 1-monooxygenase, translating to MKDLNETAAAEAGATEAYVDKKRYFWILSVFWPATPLIGLYLVSETGWSIWYGTVLILWYLAVPLLDAMFGEDFSNPPESAVPDLEKDRYYRVLTYLTVPMHYAALVGSCWWVATQSVNAFEFIALALSLGIVNGLALNTGHELGHKKETFDRWMAKLVLAVVGYGHFFIEHNKGHHRDVATPKDPATSRMGENIYSFATREIPGAFKRAWELEEVRLERSGKSVWSLDNEILQPLIITVVLYAGLLAFFGPIMLVFLPIQMAYGWWQLTSANYIEHYGLLREKLPNGKYEHQKPHHSWNSNHIMSNLILFHLQRHSDHHAHPTRSYQSLRDFKDLPALPSGYPGMFFAALVPSWFRSIMDHRVLDWAKGDLNKIQIEPGMREYYDRKFGSVAPAQPAAMPAE from the coding sequence ATGAAGGATTTGAACGAAACGGCCGCGGCAGAAGCCGGCGCCACTGAAGCATACGTTGATAAGAAACGGTATTTTTGGATTTTGTCCGTATTCTGGCCGGCAACGCCGCTGATCGGACTTTACCTGGTCTCGGAAACCGGATGGAGCATCTGGTACGGAACGGTCTTGATTCTGTGGTATCTGGCGGTACCGCTGCTGGACGCGATGTTCGGAGAGGATTTCTCGAATCCCCCCGAGTCGGCCGTGCCTGATCTTGAAAAAGACCGCTACTATCGCGTGCTCACTTATCTGACCGTGCCCATGCACTATGCGGCTCTTGTCGGATCCTGCTGGTGGGTGGCAACCCAATCGGTCAATGCCTTTGAGTTCATTGCGCTTGCACTGTCGCTGGGTATCGTCAACGGTTTGGCACTGAACACCGGCCATGAACTGGGCCACAAGAAAGAAACATTTGACCGCTGGATGGCCAAACTGGTGCTGGCAGTCGTGGGCTATGGCCACTTTTTCATCGAGCATAACAAAGGGCACCACCGCGACGTGGCGACCCCGAAAGATCCGGCAACATCGCGTATGGGTGAAAACATCTATTCTTTCGCAACCCGCGAAATCCCCGGTGCCTTCAAACGCGCCTGGGAGCTCGAAGAAGTTCGCCTTGAGCGGAGTGGCAAGAGTGTCTGGAGCCTGGACAACGAGATCCTTCAGCCGCTGATCATTACCGTCGTTCTTTACGCCGGACTGCTGGCATTCTTCGGGCCGATCATGCTTGTGTTCCTGCCCATTCAGATGGCGTACGGATGGTGGCAGCTGACCTCGGCCAACTATATCGAACACTATGGCCTGCTGCGCGAAAAACTGCCCAACGGCAAATACGAGCATCAGAAGCCGCACCATTCGTGGAACTCGAACCATATCATGTCCAACCTGATCCTGTTCCACCTGCAGCGGCACTCGGACCACCACGCGCACCCGACGCGGTCCTATCAATCGCTGCGCGACTTCAAGGATCTGCCTGCGCTTCCTTCGGGCTATCCCGGGATGTTCTTTGCGGCGCTGGTCCCCTCGTGGTTCCGATCGATCATGGATCATCGTGTCTTGGACTGGGCCAAAGGTGACCTGAACAAGATTCAGATCGAGCCTGGCATGCGTGAGTACTATGACCGTAAATTCGGGTCGGTCGCACCTGCGCAACCTGCCGCCATGCCTGCCGAATAA
- a CDS encoding helix-turn-helix transcriptional regulator, with translation MTTPSRANPDDISGFLKRMNTRRTKYSQGCLKRDRLSFTGNPTAKCLLYKAPPGFGKSVQVAQCAQAALERNEDCIYLDFSSFWPKDLSETDLIANSIVAALSSEGFSEKTTTSSVNILALRLLTDHERPVTICLDGVADAATTQRFLRTITLETPETVRLVISEGLPDATVSLSVLSDVVTIGPDDLGFTLDETGLFLSLDADQAKRVFDLTGGWPLLCALAGKSNTPGVGIAHLPEVQAYFENDVLAQVPQPLRDCLMKASWLEEINEDVCNYVFKTDAAGLKLAKLESHYRLLASSTATPNRYEMNRALKEYLRNRFIEANGSRQSYFLKRIAFWHWRRREYRLVIKVALRAQDHNWAQRLGEQALLDLALRQGEIEALITWFTGIPRFKLIQTPSLAIGYAWVLYFGQRAQEAQEVLDRLNVLPASDPAKQDDPNGWGELVHAIGLATHDEMKESDEGCTAWVDTYGLVNPVGQAAAQTCRAFIAASDRQFTILSDQIATATVTSGAVRHRYAFGWLAAAGILARLLNGDIYGARAEIRRAQKDENVAHERTPFVKGMFTSFEFQVQAEDGSITPDDGLLHEALDFALAFGVTDVVWNTVRSAVEVYIRRGDTSRAFLLLERCRLTANERGLKRLGILIRLGTEVFAMGSRTSTSLGIGPLPSDEDLVFLPNQNRAIRAERELLEASRFLRDGKLGLAERQARKALTNFAAIRDQRGEIRAQCTLAATIHLMGDEKQAIKRMVDANLQAQQLGAFRSLENRRHFLRVISPTAKAFLGQKADQVSIAGKTAHELTISKLPAAHISAPISRKQIGVLQHAALGLSNKEIAARLHVTEDTVKWHFRRILSSLNASNRTEAVLIARSKGLI, from the coding sequence ATGACAACGCCCTCCAGAGCAAACCCAGACGACATTTCGGGCTTTCTGAAACGGATGAATACCCGTCGCACAAAGTATTCTCAGGGTTGTCTAAAGCGCGACAGGCTGAGTTTTACAGGAAACCCGACGGCCAAGTGTCTTCTTTACAAAGCGCCTCCCGGCTTTGGCAAGTCGGTCCAGGTCGCCCAGTGCGCCCAAGCCGCGCTCGAAAGAAACGAAGACTGCATCTACCTGGATTTTTCGTCTTTCTGGCCAAAAGACCTATCTGAAACCGATTTGATTGCGAATTCGATTGTCGCGGCGCTTTCCTCCGAAGGATTCTCCGAGAAAACGACCACGAGTAGTGTGAATATCCTCGCGCTGCGCCTGCTCACGGATCATGAAAGACCCGTCACGATCTGCCTGGATGGCGTAGCAGACGCTGCCACTACGCAAAGGTTTCTGAGAACGATCACACTGGAAACGCCGGAAACCGTTCGATTGGTCATAAGCGAAGGCTTGCCCGACGCGACGGTCTCTCTGTCGGTCCTCTCGGATGTCGTTACGATCGGCCCGGACGATTTGGGTTTCACCCTCGATGAGACTGGCTTGTTTCTGTCACTGGACGCAGACCAGGCAAAGAGAGTGTTCGATTTGACGGGCGGCTGGCCGCTTCTGTGCGCGCTGGCGGGAAAATCAAATACCCCAGGCGTAGGCATCGCCCATCTGCCCGAGGTTCAAGCCTATTTCGAAAACGATGTGCTGGCGCAGGTGCCGCAACCGCTCCGCGATTGCCTGATGAAAGCCAGCTGGCTGGAAGAAATCAATGAAGATGTCTGCAACTACGTGTTCAAGACGGACGCTGCAGGCCTTAAACTGGCTAAACTTGAATCGCACTATCGCCTTTTGGCGTCCAGCACTGCAACGCCAAACCGCTATGAAATGAACCGGGCGCTGAAAGAGTATCTGCGCAATCGTTTCATAGAGGCAAACGGATCGCGCCAGTCGTATTTCCTGAAACGTATCGCATTCTGGCATTGGCGAAGAAGAGAATACCGCTTGGTCATTAAAGTGGCCCTGCGGGCCCAAGATCATAATTGGGCCCAACGTCTGGGCGAACAAGCTCTGCTGGACCTTGCCCTGAGGCAGGGAGAGATCGAGGCCTTGATAACTTGGTTCACCGGCATTCCTCGGTTCAAATTAATCCAGACACCATCCTTGGCCATCGGATATGCTTGGGTGCTGTACTTCGGCCAACGTGCTCAGGAAGCTCAAGAGGTGCTGGACAGACTGAACGTCTTGCCAGCTTCAGATCCCGCGAAACAGGACGACCCGAATGGATGGGGGGAACTGGTCCACGCCATTGGTCTGGCCACACATGATGAAATGAAAGAAAGCGATGAAGGCTGCACTGCATGGGTTGACACCTATGGGTTGGTCAACCCCGTCGGGCAGGCGGCTGCACAGACCTGCAGAGCCTTCATTGCCGCCTCTGACAGGCAGTTCACTATCCTCTCGGATCAAATCGCCACGGCCACGGTCACAAGCGGAGCAGTCCGTCACCGCTATGCTTTTGGCTGGCTTGCTGCGGCCGGTATCCTGGCCAGACTGCTCAATGGCGACATTTATGGCGCGCGCGCCGAAATCCGACGGGCACAGAAAGATGAAAACGTCGCCCACGAGCGCACGCCGTTTGTCAAAGGAATGTTCACCTCCTTCGAATTTCAGGTCCAGGCAGAAGACGGATCAATCACACCTGACGACGGCCTCCTGCATGAGGCTCTCGATTTCGCGCTGGCATTCGGGGTGACGGATGTGGTGTGGAACACGGTTCGAAGCGCGGTCGAGGTATATATTCGCCGAGGTGACACATCCCGGGCCTTCTTGTTGCTGGAACGCTGCCGCCTTACGGCAAACGAGCGCGGCTTGAAGCGGTTGGGTATCCTGATTCGGTTGGGTACCGAAGTCTTTGCCATGGGATCCCGAACGAGTACCTCGCTCGGGATCGGACCTCTCCCATCGGACGAAGACTTGGTCTTCTTGCCAAACCAAAATCGCGCTATTCGAGCGGAACGTGAGTTGCTCGAAGCCTCAAGGTTTCTGCGTGACGGGAAACTGGGTCTGGCCGAGAGGCAGGCGCGAAAAGCTTTGACAAACTTTGCCGCCATCAGGGACCAACGCGGTGAGATCAGGGCGCAATGTACGCTTGCGGCCACTATCCATCTGATGGGCGACGAGAAGCAGGCAATAAAAAGAATGGTCGATGCCAATCTGCAAGCACAACAACTGGGTGCATTCAGGTCTTTGGAAAACAGGCGGCATTTTCTGAGGGTCATCAGCCCAACAGCAAAAGCGTTCCTGGGTCAAAAGGCAGACCAAGTTTCGATTGCCGGAAAAACGGCGCATGAACTGACGATCTCTAAGCTCCCCGCTGCACATATATCTGCCCCGATCAGCCGAAAGCAAATCGGGGTTTTGCAGCATGCGGCACTCGGGTTGAGCAACAAGGAAATTGCAGCGCGCCTGCATGTCACGGAAGACACTGTGAAATGGCATTTCCGGAGAATCTTATCCTCCCTAAATGCCAGCAACCGTACCGAGGCCGTGTTAATCGCACGCTCGAAAGGCCTCATTTAA
- a CDS encoding NAD(P)/FAD-dependent oxidoreductase, which produces METTVIIGNGVAGTTAAATLRRNGYEGTIKLIGEEAALPYQRPPLSKAWLLDSDRPKPTPLRPLSFYESNGIELMRARKVVKIDRNKRRIRFLDGKTTKFDNLILATGATPRRLDLAGADLKGIHYLRDLRDSAGLRQALNRPGCHDVVIVGAGVIGLEVASAAIDSGKAVTIIEVGGRAMARVASPAATNFITEKLSDAGVRFMFNKRLEEFGAANQHVSSINLENGIEIKVDLVLVSIGATPNITLAQDAGLVCDNGICVDQDMRTSDPKIFAIGDCARGDNAFVSGKPRIETVHNASSQAQIAAATICNKTRPAPVPPRFWSDLKGMKVQAIGIAAGYDLVRRVPTQPPTSLEVHLKYRDRLVAAEVINLPHRQGELVKEISPVSFSDTK; this is translated from the coding sequence ATGGAAACAACCGTGATCATTGGCAATGGGGTCGCTGGGACGACTGCAGCCGCAACACTGCGCAGAAACGGCTACGAAGGCACCATTAAGCTGATAGGTGAAGAAGCGGCGCTCCCCTATCAACGCCCACCTCTGTCAAAGGCGTGGTTGCTGGATTCAGACAGACCGAAACCGACCCCTTTGCGGCCTCTTTCGTTCTATGAGTCTAACGGCATTGAACTGATGCGCGCGCGCAAGGTCGTCAAAATTGACAGGAACAAGCGTCGAATCCGCTTCTTGGATGGAAAAACAACGAAATTCGATAACTTGATCCTCGCAACGGGAGCAACGCCTCGCCGCCTCGATTTGGCGGGGGCCGATCTTAAAGGGATTCACTATCTAAGAGATTTGAGAGATTCTGCAGGACTCCGCCAAGCACTGAATCGCCCAGGCTGCCACGACGTCGTTATCGTCGGTGCCGGTGTGATCGGACTCGAGGTGGCCTCTGCCGCAATTGATAGTGGAAAGGCCGTCACGATCATAGAGGTTGGTGGACGAGCAATGGCTCGCGTTGCCTCTCCGGCAGCGACAAACTTCATCACTGAAAAGCTATCAGATGCTGGGGTGCGTTTCATGTTCAACAAGCGTCTCGAAGAGTTTGGCGCTGCTAATCAACATGTTTCTTCCATTAACCTTGAAAACGGAATAGAGATTAAGGTCGATCTTGTCTTGGTGAGTATTGGAGCGACGCCGAATATAACCTTAGCCCAGGACGCGGGCTTGGTTTGTGACAATGGAATCTGTGTGGATCAGGACATGCGGACATCCGACCCCAAGATTTTCGCGATTGGTGATTGCGCGCGCGGTGACAACGCGTTCGTGTCGGGAAAGCCGCGCATTGAAACTGTCCATAACGCATCCTCCCAGGCACAAATCGCAGCAGCTACTATCTGCAATAAAACACGCCCAGCTCCCGTACCACCACGATTTTGGTCCGACCTCAAAGGCATGAAGGTTCAAGCCATAGGAATAGCGGCCGGTTACGATCTGGTACGACGCGTTCCAACCCAGCCTCCGACGTCATTGGAGGTGCACCTAAAATACCGCGACCGTCTTGTTGCAGCCGAGGTTATAAACCTTCCCCATCGTCAAGGCGAACTGGTTAAAGAGATTTCTCCCGTATCATTTTCAGATACAAAGTAA
- a CDS encoding aldehyde dehydrogenase family protein: protein MNQVASFHAKTASADDIRAAFDTQIRAQLARRASFDRKARIAQLDRLAEAVKRNEDKIIAACAADFRKPAEEVKLTEIFPVLQEIRHTKHHLKSWMRPKRARATLGVFGTKARVRPEAKGVCLIIAPWNYPVNLSLGPLVSAIAAGNSAIIKPSEMTPNASRVIIDIVEEAFTPDLVRVIEGDATVSQELLSLPFDHIFFTGSPAIGKVVMEAAAKNLTSVTLELGGKSPTIVGPNANIKKAARNIVWGKFANNGQTCIAPDHVYVHRDVSTAFKAALQAEIGRVYGKTPEAQKATPDYCRIVNERHFDRVRNLIEDARAKGASILQGGQTDAAQNFVAPTLISEVSDDMEITHEELFGPILPIIEYVDLDKVIDKINANPKPLALYIFDKSKGFADQIITRTSSGAVGVNLTVVHFLHPNLPFGGVNNSGIGSAHGEHGFKAFSHEKAVLEEKHSITHMLFPPYTGFVRRLINIVVRVLG, encoded by the coding sequence ATGAATCAGGTTGCATCATTTCACGCAAAAACAGCCAGTGCCGATGACATCCGAGCGGCGTTTGACACCCAGATTCGGGCACAACTTGCCCGGCGTGCCAGTTTTGACCGCAAGGCACGCATTGCACAGCTGGACCGCCTAGCAGAGGCCGTCAAACGGAACGAGGACAAAATCATCGCGGCTTGCGCCGCTGATTTTCGCAAACCCGCCGAAGAAGTGAAACTGACCGAGATCTTCCCTGTGCTTCAGGAAATCCGGCACACCAAACACCATTTGAAGTCGTGGATGCGCCCCAAACGGGCGCGCGCCACTTTGGGGGTGTTTGGCACCAAGGCACGGGTTCGCCCCGAGGCCAAGGGTGTGTGCCTGATCATCGCGCCCTGGAACTATCCAGTGAATCTTTCGCTCGGGCCGCTGGTTTCGGCAATCGCGGCCGGCAACAGTGCCATCATCAAGCCGTCAGAAATGACGCCAAATGCGTCCCGTGTCATCATCGACATCGTGGAAGAGGCGTTCACACCGGATCTGGTCAGGGTCATCGAAGGCGACGCCACGGTTTCCCAAGAGCTACTGTCGCTTCCGTTTGACCACATTTTCTTCACGGGCAGCCCGGCAATCGGCAAGGTCGTGATGGAGGCGGCGGCAAAAAACCTGACATCGGTCACTCTGGAACTTGGTGGTAAGTCGCCCACAATCGTCGGGCCCAACGCCAATATCAAGAAGGCCGCGCGCAACATCGTCTGGGGTAAGTTCGCAAACAACGGTCAGACCTGTATCGCACCGGATCATGTGTATGTACATCGCGATGTTTCGACTGCGTTCAAGGCTGCGCTTCAGGCCGAGATCGGCCGGGTCTATGGAAAGACGCCCGAGGCTCAAAAAGCAACGCCCGACTATTGCCGGATTGTGAACGAACGTCACTTTGACAGGGTTCGCAACCTGATCGAGGATGCCCGTGCCAAAGGCGCAAGCATCCTTCAGGGCGGGCAGACAGACGCGGCCCAGAATTTCGTTGCCCCGACGCTGATCTCCGAGGTTTCGGACGATATGGAAATCACTCACGAAGAACTGTTTGGGCCGATCTTGCCGATCATCGAATATGTCGATCTGGATAAAGTTATCGACAAGATCAACGCAAACCCCAAGCCGCTTGCCCTGTATATCTTCGACAAAAGCAAGGGCTTCGCTGATCAGATCATCACGCGCACCTCTTCGGGCGCGGTGGGCGTAAACCTTACAGTGGTGCATTTCCTGCACCCGAACCTTCCATTTGGCGGCGTCAACAACTCCGGCATTGGGTCGGCCCATGGCGAACACGGCTTCAAGGCCTTTTCCCATGAAAAAGCCGTTCTGGAGGAAAAGCATTCGATCACGCATATGCTTTTCCCGCCTTACACGGGCTTTGTACGCCGTCTTATCAACATCGTGGTCCGGGTGCTTGGATAA
- a CDS encoding helix-turn-helix transcriptional regulator, with translation MNLRDRVALNIQELRRARGLSQEELAHRADVSRGHMGKVENAKFAASLDLLERIARALNVDPEELFAKR, from the coding sequence ATGAACTTGCGGGACCGTGTAGCACTGAACATCCAGGAATTGAGACGCGCCCGCGGCCTCAGCCAGGAGGAGCTTGCTCATCGGGCCGACGTGAGCCGCGGCCATATGGGCAAGGTCGAGAACGCCAAGTTCGCGGCCTCCCTCGACCTTCTCGAACGCATCGCTCGGGCGCTCAATGTCGACCCCGAAGAACTCTTCGCGAAACGCTAG
- a CDS encoding rubredoxin: MAKYQCPDCGYTYDEIQGHPHEGFPPGTPWSQVPEDFSCPDCAVRDKEDFVLIGEAAALAPTPAPTLAPAPAPEPVAVDAPAAAPQAPAPVAQAAPAAGTTYRKWLCITCGHIYDEALGDEHEGFPPGTLFSQIPDDWCCPDCGATKEDYVLYEEK; this comes from the coding sequence ATGGCTAAATATCAATGCCCGGATTGCGGTTACACCTACGATGAAATCCAGGGCCACCCGCATGAGGGGTTCCCGCCGGGAACGCCGTGGTCACAAGTGCCCGAAGACTTTTCGTGCCCCGATTGCGCGGTCCGCGACAAAGAGGACTTTGTGCTGATCGGCGAAGCCGCAGCGCTAGCACCAACCCCGGCACCGACACTCGCTCCGGCCCCGGCACCCGAACCCGTGGCGGTTGACGCTCCTGCCGCCGCACCGCAAGCGCCTGCTCCGGTGGCACAGGCGGCCCCCGCCGCCGGAACCACCTACCGGAAATGGCTTTGCATAACATGCGGTCATATCTACGACGAAGCCCTTGGCGACGAACACGAAGGTTTCCCGCCGGGAACTCTGTTCAGTCAGATCCCCGATGATTGGTGCTGTCCGGACTGTGGCGCCACGAAAGAGGACTATGTCCTCTACGAAGAGAAGTAG
- a CDS encoding TrbC/VirB2 family protein, which yields MLRHRLSRLLPVSTTLAAFATPVLAQDLSPIQTMLETVEAALTGPIGIAVATLAVIGTGFMCMMGRLNWGWFASVIIGIVLIFSAGTIVDGFS from the coding sequence ATGCTCAGACATCGCCTCAGCCGCCTCTTGCCCGTCTCCACAACCTTGGCGGCTTTCGCAACGCCCGTTCTCGCGCAAGACTTGTCACCCATCCAGACCATGCTGGAAACCGTCGAGGCCGCGCTGACCGGTCCGATCGGGATTGCAGTCGCGACGCTCGCCGTCATCGGCACCGGTTTCATGTGCATGATGGGACGGCTGAACTGGGGCTGGTTCGCTTCGGTCATCATCGGGATCGTGCTGATCTTCTCGGCGGGCACAATCGTCGACGGCTTCTCCTGA
- a CDS encoding lytic transglycosylase domain-containing protein: protein MTGAICALVLTTASPSRSAADVIAFGRDGTARTSGWTFHGERPAWAGLDDSAEAEVVLASLDVAQPSGRDDILSLIQTTAVRHQRNRALRQVNLGADDWQVLFRALVEAESSYNPTAVSPKGAYGLGQLMPDTARALGVDPRDPTQNLDGAARYLLAQLATFKDIDLALAAYNAGPHRVVEYSGIPPFTETRDYIARIHRIRSRLAGTPVSAPDTRIADQVPARAPVLIDLQ, encoded by the coding sequence GTGACGGGCGCGATCTGCGCTTTGGTCCTGACTACAGCATCACCCTCGAGGAGCGCGGCTGACGTCATCGCCTTCGGCCGCGACGGGACCGCCCGGACTTCGGGCTGGACGTTTCATGGTGAGCGGCCTGCCTGGGCAGGGCTGGATGATAGCGCTGAGGCCGAAGTCGTTCTGGCCTCGCTGGATGTTGCGCAGCCTTCCGGTCGTGACGACATCCTTTCCCTGATCCAGACGACTGCCGTCCGCCACCAGAGGAACCGTGCCCTGCGCCAAGTTAATCTGGGCGCCGACGACTGGCAGGTCCTGTTCCGCGCCCTTGTCGAGGCGGAAAGCAGCTACAACCCGACCGCCGTCAGTCCCAAGGGGGCCTATGGCCTGGGCCAGCTGATGCCGGACACGGCTCGCGCCCTGGGGGTTGATCCGCGCGATCCCACTCAGAACCTCGACGGCGCAGCGCGCTATCTGCTCGCGCAGCTTGCCACGTTCAAGGACATCGACTTGGCGCTCGCGGCTTACAATGCCGGGCCGCATCGGGTCGTCGAATATTCCGGCATCCCGCCTTTCACCGAGACCCGCGACTACATCGCGCGCATCCACCGGATTCGGTCCCGGCTGGCAGGCACCCCCGTTTCCGCGCCGGACACTCGCATCGCAGACCAGGTGCCAGCCCGCGCGCCCGTCCTTATCGATCTTCAGTAA